The following are encoded together in the Streptomyces tsukubensis genome:
- a CDS encoding YidH family protein encodes MKDDVSGTARSSFAGSVRCWFAPEKLAEEGDTPDYRFSLANERTFLAWLRTALALIGGGFAVDQFLPDLRWGWRVGLALALLAVGVLCALRAVNHWVRCERAMRRGEDLPVSRFPALLGLVVAVVALTMVVIVLFGWAG; translated from the coding sequence GTGAAAGACGACGTCAGCGGCACCGCACGGAGTTCTTTCGCGGGCTCGGTGCGGTGCTGGTTCGCCCCGGAAAAGCTGGCCGAGGAAGGCGATACGCCCGACTACCGGTTCTCGCTGGCCAACGAGCGCACCTTCCTCGCCTGGCTGCGGACGGCGCTCGCGCTGATCGGCGGCGGCTTCGCCGTCGACCAGTTCCTGCCTGACCTGCGGTGGGGTTGGCGGGTGGGGCTCGCCCTCGCGCTGCTCGCCGTGGGAGTTCTGTGCGCGCTGCGCGCCGTCAACCACTGGGTGCGCTGCGAGCGGGCCATGCGTCGCGGCGAGGATCTGCCCGTCTCACGCTTCCCCGCCCTGCTGGGTCTCGTGGTCGCGGTGGTGGCGCTGACGATGGTGGTGATCGTGTTGTTCGGGTGGGCCGGATGA